A window of Sebastes umbrosus isolate fSebUmb1 chromosome 3, fSebUmb1.pri, whole genome shotgun sequence contains these coding sequences:
- the LOC119484554 gene encoding mucin-3A — MSADDFQTKYSSVMESMLKSAIAETTKLFETMVDELKAEISQMKKENEDLKTRCSQFEEARNQPAVDSRESEPPPPPGPCDGSERRDRAVQCDLVPYRTVLVEQCQPLRHSSSQNQEQQCSYEQMEYSLQDHTYGEGTTQMAFILVKQEGSYDDSSPPPVLKQEEAEPTVVYGLAGSPQASACGTENEGPLINQECSTGEMPLPQKDEEPRVAPELPCLGMDSDLQGAQNQSSELEHSLVISLAAIEDNVKEGSEVSQKISETQGESITSIEKHPLVDAQHQSEVEPLSVVPQQCQREGKTSVNEQADVTQQQNKDVPLPLKKGEASEKLKSGVADGGPIPQPELVVQRRRGRPPKKAKRPQQPAKEIGSPSVSVASLSKGCSSEKDKPSESQQISTEMGEGAIQAPSTEGSSAVETLNTQTVQPRERHTSVTLQDAMLLVEAMNQSTAAPPQTQCAPRVGTLQTVDEVPAEPQTPLLPVETRKAAGNLPVTVTTMTQSTKEKIRVTPVTADATPTNESQAHIKGVIPKQQHTVTPANKTTSSVSLATAAVQTNVQSLQQRPTRRLITTVAPSKRGTAVSHKIIAMPRSVSSLMCHKIAALSPSQLPTVVSTVVAAQKTSILPGSTTAGLTLGTPSLSSVPPKTIYVSSRKPFPVVHSQSTATSTDPQPGTLPRPKKITIIIPRQVSAVASRKQTTVLTTKQETAKSVAPVKVSPQQMISSSHVLSVSVDTQMVLDEVATISSQKELGIFQRKSLKQTASVSEPITAPTDTCSDLNMPVGLVPTSPSLVVPATFEQNLSAVVRLSRLSFPVTAKEAVLVSSLSTDESSETQSILKDGTTQEEPSSVVISTQPSALSTDICPSLKETSVALSVNTSQMSSENCTILEEESPDSGPSTPSKVSAPVFEDSTLTIYTTQAPAVSGTADEPISNSDEEIISIAAQDASPNDPPIEEKQSAALLHLTPITTKDISDPHLQMTKAQFLAQLAVTPVTEDPKKASSNDSVDATASCTETSTNDKKRLQKNSLVAQLRSHLRAHSKARRTETNPEPRPETETPTVTPKKRRLENDSPNDKNVTREPIPLKDPGAVEDITSPKKTTDAVSPRRSGLCEAGVGHKKTVSEPTSVSSRRFTATRKSTPVSPRRSRSGANGVGSKTKISTSVSPRRSSSMKRSASPKKTKSTSMSPRRSSAIKESASAKKTKSTWVSPSTVKESASAKKTISTSVSPRRSSAIKESASAKKTKSTWVSPRRPSTVKESASAKKTIPTSVSPRRSSAIKESASAKKTKSTSVSPRRASATKENASPKKTKSTSVSSRMASSTKQSASSKKTPKISLHSRKIVSTRDVASSKIGASPKSAKTSSVRTSLSRDSASPKKTKSTVSPRTSGLSKNDTTPKVSTNEFFCRRRCTFPKDGSGSKQVQSESNSRISTDGASTKNAQSETGSPSVRLPKLVKDGVRPRKTRESLPAKKPRLIQDGTGPKKNSGLVNAKKLAKAAKAKKIAKMKNSSQSKLQIGAKPSQLAENLASCEAVRKFTATAVWTPPTMSASKTPPSGGKKETSSPRSPDHPLIYPPSISLLPIPVRAPPVVSPLQPLSVIGRRLLKNQCGECGRVLSSVAALESHVSLHAGRRPFSCTLCGKRFPDSKGLKRHGRVHRNGRIHICPQCGKGFVYRFGLTKHLLMVHRRIKPFICQICNKGFFTKRDVEAHIRMHTGEKPFHCNLCDKKFARRVELNVHLRWHNGEKRHWCPFCGKGFLDFNNLKRHKYIHTGEKPHSCPHCPKNFTQSGHLKKHVKNVHKIL; from the exons ATGTCGGCGGACGATTTCCAGACGAAGTACTCCTCTGTGATGGAGAGCATGCTCAAGAGTGCGATAGCTGAGACCACGAAACTTTTCGAAACTATGGTGGACGAGCTGAAGGCAGAGATCTCTCAGATGAAGAAGGAGAACGAGGACCTTAAGACGAGATGCAGCCAGTTTGAGGAGGCGAGAAACCAGCCGGCTGTtgacagcagagagagtgagcctcctcctcctccagggccTTGCGACGGCTCTGAGAGACGAGACCGAGCGGTTCAGTGTG ACCTTGTTCCTTACCGCACAGTGCTGGTGGAGCAATGTCAACCATTGAGGCACTCATCATCGCAAAACCAAGAGCAGCAATGCAGTTATGAGCAGATGGAGTACAGTCTGCAGGACCACACCTATGGAGAGGGAACTACCCAAATGGCCTTTATACTTGTCAAGCAGGAA GGCTCTTACGATGATTCTTCTCCACCGCCTGTCCTGAAGCAAGAGGAAGCTGAGCCCACTGTTGTCTACGGGCTAGCAG GTTCACCACAGGCCTCTGCTTGTGGAACTGAAAATGAAGGGCCTCTCATTAACCAGGAATGTTCAACTGGGGAAATGCCCTTGCCTCAAAAAGATGAAGAGCCCAGAGTGGCACCGGAACTACCCTGTTTGGGAATGGATAGCGATTTACAAGGAGCTCAGAACCAATCGTCTGAATTGGAGCATTCACTCGTCATCTCACTTGCTGCAATAGAAGACAACGTGAAAGAAGGGTCTGAAGTCAGTCAGAAGATATCAGAAACACAGGGAGAATCCATAACATCCATTGAAAAACACCCATTGGTGGATGCTCAGCATCAATCAGAGGTTGAACCTCTGTCAGTGGTCCCCCAACAATGTCAAAGAGAGGGCAAAACGTCAGTAAATGAACAGGCAGATGTTACTCAGCAACAGAATAAAGATGTGCCTTTGCCACTCAAGAAAGGAGAAGCATCTGAAAAATTAAAGAGTGGTGTGGCAGATGGTGGGCCTATTCCCCAGCCTGAGTTGGTGGTACAACGCAGAAGAGGACGGCCACCAAAGAAAGCTAAACGTCCGCAACAGCCCGCGAAAGAAATTGGTTCTCCGTCTGTTTCAGTAGCAtctttaagtaaaggatgtTCCTCTGAAAAGGACAAACCATCTGAATCTCAACAAATTTCAACGGAAATGGGAGAAGGGGCAATTCAGGCTCCATCCACTGAAGGTTCATCTGCAGTTGAGACACTCAACACTCAGACAGTTCAACCCAGAGAACGCCATACTTCTGTAACTCTTCAGGATGCAATGCTATTAGTTGAAGCCATGAATCAGTCAACGGCAGCACCACCTCAAACCCAGTGTGCCCCCCGTGTGGGTACCTTACAAACTGTGGACGAAGTCCCAGCTGAGCCACAGACGCCACTGCTTCCCGTTGAAACTCGAAAAGCTGCAGGCAATCTGCCCGTGACAGTGACCACAATGACGCAGTCGACAAAAGAGAAAATCAGAGTCACTCCTGTGACTGCAGATGCCACTCCAACCAATGAATCTCAGGCCCACATCAAGGGTGTCATCCCAAAACAACAGCATACGGTCACACCAGCAAATAAAACTACATCTTCAGTGTCCCTAGCAACTGCCGCAGTTCAAACAAATGTGCAGTCACTTCAGCAGCGCCCTACCCGTCGTCTGATAACAACAGTAGCGCCCAGCAAAAGGGGTACGGCAGTATCTCATAAAATAATTGCCATGCCACGATCAGTATCGTCATTAATGTGCCATAAAATAGCAGCATTGTCTCCAAGCCAGCTTCCCACTGTTGTGTCTACAGTGGTTGCCGCACAGAAAACGAGCATACTTCCAGGCTCTACAACTGCCGGCTTGACTCTCGGAACACCTTCCCTTTCCTCAGTTCCTCCGAAAACAATATACGTTTCATCCAGGAAACCGTTTCCTGTTGTTCATTCACAGTCAACCGCCACCTCAACAGACCCGCAGCCAGGGACTCTACCAcgccccaaaaaaataacaattataatTCCCAGACAGGTGTCAGCTGTAGCGTCAAGGAAACAGACCACTGTTCTGACAACCAAGCAGGAGACTGCCAAATCGGTCGCTCCTGTTAAGGTGTCACCGCAACAGATGATTTCTTCGTCACACGTGTTAAGTGTTTCTGTGGATACACAAATGGTTTTAGATGAAGTTGCCACAATATCGTCTCAAAAGGAATTGGGAATTTTCCAAAGAAAATCTCTCAAACAAACAGCTTCTGTTTCTGAACCAATAACTGCACCTACAGATACCTGTTCAGATTTAAACATGCCAGTTGGGCTAGTGCCAACCTCCCCGTCTCTGGTGGTACCAGCGACTTTTGAACAAAATCTTTCTGCTGTGGTCAGATTATCCAGGCTCTCATTTCCAGTAACAGCCAAGGAAGCAGTATTAGTCTCAAGCCTGTCTACAGATGAATCCTCTGAAACTCAATCCATTTTGAAAGACGGTACCACACAAGAGGAACCATCGTCTGTGGTCATATCTACACAGCCATCAGCGTTGTCCACTGACATTTGTCCCAGTTTAAAAGAAACTTCTGTTGCTCTGTCTGTAAACACCTCTCAGATGTCCTCGGAAAACTGCACCATTTTGGAAGAAGAGTCACCCGACAGCGGGCCATCTACACCATCCAAGGTGTCAGCACCCGTCTTTGAGGACTCAACATTAACTATCTACACGACCCAGGCTCCTGCTGTATCTGGTACAGCTGATGAACCCATTTCTAATTCTGATGAGGAAATAATCAGCATTGCAGCGCAAGATGCGTCACCTAATGACCCACCTATAGAAGAGAAACAGTCAGCTGCACTCCTACATCTAACCCCCATCACCACCAAGGACATCTCTGATCCTCATTTACAGATGACTAAAGCCCAGTTCCTGGCGCAGCTGGCAGTGACACCTGTTACGGAAGACCCAAAAAAG GCCTCCTCTAATGACTCTGTAGATGCCACAGCTTCTTGTACAGAGACCAGCACCAATGACAAGAAAAGGTTACAGAAAAATTCCCTTGTGGCCCAACTTCGAAGTCATCTCCGAGCTCACTCGAAAGCTAGAAGAACTGAAACAAATCCAGAACCACGCCCAGAAACCGAGACCCCCACTGTAACCCCTAAAAAACGTAGATTAGAGAATGACAGTCCTAACGATAAAAACGTAACTAGAGAACCTATTCCCCTCAAAGACCCAGGAGCAGTTGAAGATATTACATCTCCAAAAAAGACAACTGATGCTGTGAGCCCAAGGAGATCTGGACTATGTGAAGCTGGTGTTGGACACAAGAAGACTGTTAGTGAACCAACTTCTGTCAGTTCTAGGAGGTTTACGGCTACAAGAAAATCCACTCCTGTGAGTCCGAGAAGGTCTAGGTCAGGTGCAAATGGTGTAGGCTCCAAAACTAAGATATCCACTTCTGTGAGTCCTAGGAGGTCTAGCTCAATGAAACGAAGTGCTAGccctaaaaagacaaaatccACCTCGATGAGTCCTAGGAGGTCTAGCGCAATTAAAGAAAGTGCTAGTgctaaaaagacaaaatccACCTGGGTGAGTCCTAGCACAGTTAAAGAAAGTGCTAGCGCTAAAAAGACAATATCCACCTCGGTGAGTCCTAGGAGGTCTAGCGCAATTAAAGAAAGTGCTAGTgctaaaaagacaaaatccACCTGGGTGAGTCCTAGGAGGCCTAGCACAGTTAAAGAAAGTGCTAGCGCTAAAAAGACAATACCCACCTCGGTGAGTCCTAGGAGGTCTAGCGCAATTAAAGAAAGTGCTAGCgctaaaaagacaaaatccACCTCGGTGAGTCCGAGGAGGGCTAGCGCAACTAAAGAAAATGCTAGccctaaaaagacaaaatccACTTCTGTTAGTTCGAGGATGGCTAGCTCAACTAAACAAAGTGCTAGCTCTAAAAAGACCCCAAAAATTTCTTTGCATTCTAGGAAGATTGTTTCAACTAGAGATGTGGCCAGCTCCAAAATTGGTGCTAGCCCTAAAAGTGCTAAAACCTCTTCTGTGAGAACTAGCTTGAGTAGAGATAGTGCTAGtcctaaaaagacaaaatctACTGTTAGTCCTAGGACTTCTGGTTTAAGTAAAAATGATACTACTCCTAAAGTGTCTACCAATGAATTTTTCTGCCGTAGGAGGTGTACCTTCCCTAAAGATGGTTCCGGCAGTAAACAAGTTCAAAGTGAATCCAATTCCCGCATAAGCACAGACGGTGCTAGTACTAAAAACGCCCAAAGTGAAACTGGTTCCCCAAGTGTTAGGTTGCCTAAATTGGTTAAAGATGGTGTCAGACCAAGAAAGACGAGGGAATCCCTTCCCGCTAAGAAACCCAGATTAATTCAAGATGGTACTGGTCCTAAAAAGAATTCAGGATTGGTGAACGCTAAGAAGTTGGCTAAAGCAGCAAAAGCCAAAAAGATAGCTAAGATGAAAAATTCTAGTCAATCGAAATTGCAGATTGGAGCTAAACCAAGCCAGTTAGCAGAGAACCTAGCTAGCTGTGAGGCTGTGAGGAAATTTACAGCTACAGCTGTGTGGACTCCTCCTACAATGTCAGCCAGTAAAACACCTCCGTCTGGGGGGAAGAAAGAGACAAGTTCACCAAGATCCCCGGATCATCCATTAATTTACCCCCCGAGCATTTCTCTCCTTCCCATACCTGTCAGAGCACCACCTGTTGTATCACCATTACAGCCTTTATCAGTCATCGGTAGGCGTCTGCTCAAGAACCAGTGTGGGGAGTGCGGCCGCGTCCTCAGCAGCGTCGCTGCCCTGGAAAGCCATGTTAGTCTCCATGCAGGTCGCCGACCTTTCTCGTGCACGCTCTGCGGGAAGAGGTTCCCAGACTCAAAAGGTCTGAAACGGCATGGCCGGGTGCACCGCAATGGCAGGATCCATATCTGTCCACAGTGCGGGAAAGGCTTCGTCTATCGCTTTGGCCTCACTAAACACCTCCTGATGGTGCACAGGAGGATTAAACCTTTTATCTGCCAGATATGTAACAAGGGGTTCTTCACAAAACGAGACGTGGAAGCCCACATACGGAtgcacacaggagagaaaccattCCACTGCAACCTCTGTGACAAGAAATTTGCAAGGAGGGTAGAACTAAATGTGCATTTAAGGTGGCACAATGGGGAGAAGAGACACTGGTGCCCATTTTGTGGAAAAGGATTTTTAGACTTCAATAACCTGAAAAGACACAAGTATATCCACACAGGGGAGAAACCACATTCCTGCCCACACTGTCCCAAGAATTTCACGCAGTCGGGCCACCTGAAAAAGCatgtaaaaaatgtccataaaatatTATGA